One genomic region from Sphingobacterium multivorum encodes:
- a CDS encoding VOC family protein produces MKRVVFVASISLAFGMGYAFNTMSHLNRPVELKRVTGIGGIFFKCKDPKKLRAWYADHLGLATNSYGAVFEWYQGADSTKKGFTQWSPFKESTSYFGPSEKDFMINYRVADIELLIDQLKKEGVTVLDKIESFDYGKFVHIMDIEGNKIELWQPNDLAYEKMGIDMGAKTTK; encoded by the coding sequence ATGAAAAGAGTCGTATTTGTTGCGAGTATTTCGCTGGCATTTGGAATGGGGTACGCCTTTAATACCATGAGCCATTTGAACCGACCTGTCGAGTTAAAAAGAGTAACTGGTATAGGCGGAATTTTCTTCAAGTGCAAAGATCCTAAAAAATTAAGAGCCTGGTATGCCGATCATCTGGGACTGGCAACAAATTCTTACGGCGCTGTGTTTGAGTGGTATCAGGGTGCTGATAGTACGAAAAAAGGATTTACGCAATGGAGCCCTTTTAAAGAGAGTACAAGCTATTTTGGCCCCTCGGAAAAAGACTTTATGATCAATTATCGGGTTGCCGATATTGAACTCCTAATCGATCAATTGAAGAAGGAGGGAGTTACGGTACTTGACAAGATCGAGTCCTTTGACTATGGCAAATTTGTTCATATCATGGATATTGAAGGAAATAAAATAGAGCTTTGGCAGCCGAATGATCTTGCTTATGAAAAGATGGGCATCGATATGGGGGCCAAAACGACAAAGTAG
- a CDS encoding GH1 family beta-glucosidase: protein MLLTKDAFGKDFIWGVSTAAYQIEGAHDLHGKGPSIWDIFVQKRNRIFQNQHGNEACDFYNRYVQDLHLMKGMHIPNYRFSLSWSRIFPGGIGEVNQSGLDFYDRLIDLSLELGITPWVTLYHWDLPHALEKKGGWVNRDVKDWFGEFVSKCVHTYGDRVKNWMVLNEPTVFTAAGYFFGVHAPERKGLGNFLAAAHHAALAQAQGGRIIKSIQPDSQVGTTFSCSHVEPFTSRDKDIKAAKKADVLLNRLFIEPLLGMGYPTQEIKILNRIEKYIKLNDERDLKFDMDFIGIQNYTREVIRYAMFVPYLQAKIVSAKERKVDLTEMNWEVYPASIYHMLKKFSTYQNMPPLIVTENGAAFPDKAENSIVHDPKRVSYLQEALQQVYRAKQEGVNVKGYFVWTFLDNFEWAEGYRPRFGLVYVDFKNQQRIIKSSGHWYADFLK, encoded by the coding sequence ATGCTTTTAACCAAAGATGCTTTTGGCAAAGATTTTATTTGGGGAGTGTCTACAGCTGCCTATCAGATCGAGGGTGCGCATGATTTACATGGCAAAGGTCCTTCTATTTGGGATATCTTTGTACAAAAAAGGAACCGTATATTTCAAAATCAACATGGTAATGAGGCTTGCGATTTTTACAATCGCTACGTCCAGGATCTCCATCTAATGAAAGGAATGCATATTCCTAATTATAGATTCTCCTTATCATGGAGCCGTATTTTCCCGGGTGGAATCGGTGAAGTAAATCAATCAGGTTTGGATTTTTATGATCGATTGATCGACCTATCGCTCGAACTAGGGATCACCCCTTGGGTTACCTTATACCATTGGGATCTTCCCCATGCATTAGAAAAAAAAGGTGGCTGGGTGAACCGTGATGTAAAAGATTGGTTTGGCGAATTTGTTTCCAAATGTGTGCATACCTACGGTGATCGTGTTAAAAACTGGATGGTTCTCAATGAGCCTACCGTATTCACTGCCGCAGGTTATTTCTTTGGCGTGCATGCACCGGAACGAAAAGGTCTGGGTAATTTTTTGGCCGCCGCGCATCATGCGGCATTGGCACAAGCACAGGGAGGTCGAATCATCAAATCGATCCAGCCCGACAGTCAGGTTGGAACTACATTTTCATGTTCTCATGTCGAACCATTCACATCGAGAGACAAGGACATTAAAGCAGCAAAAAAAGCAGATGTATTACTCAATCGTCTGTTTATAGAACCTCTCTTAGGAATGGGCTATCCTACTCAGGAGATTAAAATACTGAATAGAATTGAAAAGTATATTAAATTGAATGATGAAAGAGACCTGAAATTTGATATGGATTTCATTGGGATACAGAATTATACGCGGGAGGTTATACGATACGCCATGTTCGTTCCTTATCTCCAAGCAAAAATAGTATCCGCAAAAGAGCGTAAAGTTGATTTAACTGAAATGAATTGGGAGGTTTACCCAGCGTCCATCTATCATATGCTCAAAAAATTCAGTACCTACCAAAACATGCCGCCTTTAATTGTTACCGAAAACGGCGCCGCGTTTCCCGATAAAGCCGAGAATAGTATAGTACATGATCCTAAAAGAGTTTCCTATTTACAGGAAGCATTGCAACAAGTTTATCGTGCGAAACAGGAAGGTGTAAATGTCAAGGGCTATTTTGTATGGACTTTTCTTGACAACTTCGAATGGGCTGAAGGATATCGGCCAAGATTTGGACTGGTGTATGTTGATTTCAAAAATCAACAACGTATTATCAAATCCTCTGGGCATTGGTATGCAGACTTCTTAAAATAA
- a CDS encoding DUF2809 domain-containing protein: protein MVTTVVLGLISRKISVIPPICGDVLYAMMVYWLSRLIFIKKSLFSYCIITILFCFTIEFLQLVQLPLLLWIRSNSLLRLVFGQGFLWSDLGAYCLGALGAAFLDYLKDHLLKTDPAL from the coding sequence ATGGTGACAACTGTAGTCTTGGGTTTAATCTCACGTAAAATATCTGTCATACCGCCTATATGTGGCGATGTGCTTTATGCTATGATGGTGTATTGGTTATCACGCTTAATATTTATTAAAAAATCACTGTTCTCCTACTGTATCATTACCATTCTATTCTGTTTTACCATTGAATTTTTACAACTTGTCCAATTACCATTACTTTTATGGATAAGGAGCAATTCACTTTTGCGTCTCGTATTTGGACAAGGATTTCTCTGGTCAGATTTAGGGGCTTATTGCTTGGGAGCGCTTGGAGCTGCATTTCTTGATTATCTTAAAGATCATTTGCTAAAAACAGACCCTGCGTTGTGA
- a CDS encoding response regulator transcription factor, with product MIKILLVEDHMVVRNGIKLLLESQDGFEVVGEASNGKEALQFLNSNPVPDIVLTDISMEEMDGIELLHELKKQYPSIKVVILSMLNQINYVVEAFESGLAGYLVKNVGYNELLFGLNHIANGGRYMSEEIAMILLDQVRSGQSYAQVSGELQTDFDISDRELEVLKLIAEGYTNIEIADKIFLSKRTVEGHRQNLIDKAGVKNTAHLVKFAFERGILN from the coding sequence ATGATAAAAATCCTATTGGTTGAAGACCACATGGTTGTACGTAACGGAATAAAATTACTATTAGAATCGCAAGATGGATTTGAAGTTGTTGGAGAGGCGTCGAATGGAAAGGAGGCTCTTCAGTTCTTAAATTCTAATCCTGTTCCTGATATCGTCTTAACAGACATCAGCATGGAGGAAATGGACGGTATTGAACTATTACATGAATTAAAAAAACAGTATCCGTCCATTAAAGTAGTAATACTGTCCATGTTGAATCAGATCAATTACGTTGTTGAAGCATTTGAATCTGGTCTTGCCGGATATTTGGTTAAAAACGTTGGCTATAACGAATTGCTTTTTGGATTAAATCATATCGCAAATGGGGGACGATACATGAGCGAGGAAATCGCAATGATACTATTGGACCAAGTTCGCTCTGGACAAAGCTATGCACAGGTATCAGGTGAGCTACAGACAGATTTTGATATCTCCGATAGAGAGCTTGAAGTACTCAAATTAATTGCAGAAGGATACACGAATATTGAAATTGCCGATAAGATATTTTTAAGCAAGCGTACAGTTGAAGGACACCGTCAAAACTTAATCGATAAAGCGGGCGTAAAAAATACAGCTCATTTGGTCAAATTTGCATTTGAAAGAGGTATTTTGAATTAA
- a CDS encoding SIMPL domain-containing protein — protein MKKQLITLFFICLSGIMVVLSCDRAAKEGENRIRVSGEGKIRIMPDQVTLTINTAFTKPRMVDAVRETQATVDTVIALLQKYGNKKEDIKTSSVSANKDYQYIGNTNKFIGYQAQQTIDFVLHDLSKFTELTGKLLETKISGIGSISFDHSKADSILREADLIAYDDALKSAKKLASRADVEIGKLLFLSNDGSASNQSTQFRTGMALETFNKGYGGEGFKVAPEVLEFKRTIYTEFEIR, from the coding sequence ATGAAAAAACAGTTAATCACTTTATTTTTTATATGCTTGAGTGGCATTATGGTCGTATTGTCCTGTGATCGGGCAGCAAAAGAAGGTGAAAATAGAATTCGTGTCAGTGGTGAAGGAAAGATTAGGATAATGCCCGATCAAGTCACGTTGACAATCAATACGGCATTCACAAAACCGAGGATGGTAGACGCGGTTAGAGAGACTCAAGCAACTGTCGATACGGTCATTGCATTGCTCCAAAAATACGGCAATAAAAAGGAAGACATTAAAACAAGCAGCGTATCAGCAAATAAGGATTATCAATACATCGGAAATACCAATAAATTTATTGGGTATCAAGCACAACAAACAATCGATTTTGTTTTACATGATTTATCGAAATTTACAGAATTAACAGGCAAGTTGTTAGAGACCAAAATAAGCGGAATAGGCTCCATCTCATTCGATCATTCCAAAGCAGACAGTATTTTAAGAGAAGCGGATCTTATTGCTTATGATGATGCATTAAAATCTGCAAAAAAACTTGCATCTCGGGCTGATGTCGAAATTGGCAAACTGCTTTTTTTGTCGAACGATGGAAGCGCATCCAACCAATCGACGCAGTTTAGAACAGGGATGGCGTTGGAAACATTCAACAAGGGTTACGGCGGCGAAGGATTTAAAGTAGCCCCCGAAGTTTTAGAATTTAAAAGGACAATATATACGGAATTTGAAATTAGATAG
- a CDS encoding RNA polymerase sigma factor has protein sequence MENLTIDQLFKEKRPTLKYLAAQFTNDPDEREDLVQETMVRSLGSIEKFLKHPKLMSWLYIIMKNTYINQYTRNKRLENYRNEYVSIGYHNEITTNRGENNFIASDIQHALNSLSKDYYNAFAMFLEGFKYYEIAEHLQIPEGTVKTRIHMARKALQKQLKIYSKSID, from the coding sequence ATGGAAAATTTAACAATCGATCAACTGTTTAAGGAAAAAAGACCTACATTAAAATATTTGGCAGCGCAATTTACAAACGATCCGGATGAACGAGAGGATCTGGTTCAGGAGACCATGGTAAGGTCATTGGGATCTATTGAAAAATTCCTGAAACATCCAAAGTTGATGTCCTGGCTCTATATCATCATGAAAAATACATATATTAACCAATATACTCGAAATAAAAGATTGGAGAATTACCGCAATGAATATGTAAGTATAGGTTATCATAATGAAATAACAACCAATCGCGGTGAAAATAATTTTATAGCCTCTGATATACAACACGCACTCAATAGTTTATCAAAAGATTACTATAACGCCTTTGCAATGTTTTTGGAAGGATTTAAATATTATGAAATTGCAGAGCATCTGCAAATCCCAGAGGGTACGGTCAAAACACGTATACATATGGCCAGGAAAGCACTGCAAAAACAGCTAAAGATTTATTCAAAAAGTATCGATTAA
- a CDS encoding threonine aldolase family protein → MYNFKNDYSEGAHPRILDKLIETNLIQQAGYGEDEYAKAAKSILKKKIANEQAVVYFLSGGTQTNLLVLSFLLRIHEAVISAKTGHISANETGAIEATGHKVITVETLDGKLTPNDITKTLKEHALAPHVVKPRIVYISNSTEIGTIYTLTELEALYVCCQEHHLLLYLDGARLGHALMAENNDLTLKDIGNYADVFYIGGTKNGALLGEAVVFNKPELALDFDYAIKQKGALLAKGRVLSIQFLELFKDDLYFELAQKANSYAMRIAQVIKEKGHSFLTDSTTNQIFPILPKSVIETLSQKYQFYIWKEIDNDYAAIRLITSWATDEEQVASFMEAILKS, encoded by the coding sequence ATGTATAATTTTAAAAACGATTATTCCGAAGGGGCGCACCCCCGCATTTTAGATAAACTTATCGAAACAAATCTGATACAACAAGCCGGCTATGGCGAAGATGAATATGCTAAAGCAGCAAAAAGCATTTTGAAGAAAAAGATAGCGAACGAGCAAGCTGTTGTTTACTTTTTATCTGGCGGAACACAGACAAATCTACTTGTGCTATCCTTTCTCTTACGTATCCATGAAGCCGTAATTAGCGCAAAAACTGGGCACATATCGGCCAATGAAACTGGCGCTATCGAAGCAACTGGACACAAAGTCATTACTGTCGAAACACTTGATGGAAAACTAACGCCGAATGATATTACAAAAACGTTAAAGGAACATGCACTGGCGCCACATGTCGTAAAGCCAAGAATAGTGTATATTTCCAATTCGACTGAAATTGGCACGATCTATACGCTGACAGAATTGGAAGCACTTTATGTATGTTGTCAAGAACATCATCTTTTACTTTATCTGGATGGAGCTCGGTTGGGGCATGCTTTGATGGCTGAAAACAATGATCTAACACTGAAAGACATTGGAAATTATGCTGACGTATTCTATATTGGTGGGACGAAAAACGGTGCGCTTTTAGGTGAAGCCGTAGTGTTTAATAAACCCGAATTGGCACTGGATTTTGACTATGCAATCAAGCAGAAGGGCGCTTTGCTTGCCAAGGGCCGGGTTTTATCCATTCAGTTTCTCGAGCTCTTTAAAGATGATTTATATTTTGAACTAGCGCAAAAAGCAAATTCCTACGCTATGCGGATCGCTCAGGTGATCAAAGAAAAAGGCCATTCATTTTTGACAGACTCAACCACTAATCAAATTTTCCCGATTTTACCCAAATCTGTCATAGAGACATTGAGTCAGAAATACCAGTTTTATATTTGGAAGGAAATAGATAATGATTATGCTGCTATTCGCCTGATTACCTCCTGGGCCACCGACGAGGAACAGGTTGCAAGTTTTATGGAGGCCATATTGAAATCTTAG